GGGCGCTCGGCGACCTGCTCGGTGCCGACCCGTCGGGGATCGTCTTCGGCCGGAGCATGACCCAGCTGACCATGGACCTCGCCCGGACCATGGCCAAGGACTGGGGCCCGGGTGACGAGGTCGTGGTCACCCGCCTCGACCACGACGGCAACGTGCGCCCGTGGGTGATCGCCGCCGAAGCGGTCGGGGCCACCGTCCGGTGGGCCGACTTCGACCCGGCCACCGCCGAGCTCGACCCCGCAGTGATCGGCGACCTGCTGAGCGACCGCACCCGGCTCGTGGCGGTGACGGCGGCCTCCAACCTGCTCGGCACGATGCCCGACATCCGGGGGATCGCCGACCTCGTGCACCGCACCGACGCCCTGCTCTACGTCGACGGGGTGCACTACACCCCGCACGCCTTCGTCGACGTCACCGCCTTGGGTGCCGACTTCTACGCCTGCTCGCCCTACAAGTTCCTCGGCCCGCACTGCGGGGTCGTCGCCGGCCGGTTCGAGCTGCTGGAGAACCTGCGCCCCGACAAGCTGGCGCCGTCGTCCGACCAGGTGCCCGAGCGCTTCGAGCTCGGCACCCTGCCCTACGAGCTGATGGCCGGCACCACCGCCGCGATCGACTTCCTGGCCTCGCTGGTGCCGGGCGGCGGCAGTCGGCGGTCCGGGCTGGAGGTGTCCCTCGCGGCGGTCGGGGCGCACGAGGCGCGCCTCGGCACGAGGGTCGAGGAGGCTCTCGCCGCACTGCCCGGTACGACGCTCTGGTCGCGCGCCGCACGCCGTACCCCCACCCTGCTCGCCACGTTCGACGGTCACGCCGTCGCCGACGTCTACGCCCACCTCGGCCGGAACGGCGTGAACGCCCCGGCCGGGACGTTCTACGCCTACGAGGCCGCCCGGTTGCTCGGACTCGACGAGGGCGGCCTGCGGATCGGCCTGGCGGCGTACACCAGCGACGCCGACGTGGACCGGCTGCTCGACGTGCTCACCGACTACGTGACGCGCTGAGCCTCAGTCGTCGTGGTCGACGACCTCTGCCCATCTGTTCCCCGCGCGACTCACCTGACGGCTCGTTGCCTGACGGCGTGTGGCCGGTGCCCTCTGCCTGCGTGCCGGCCTCGGAGCTCTCCACCGCCTCGTCGATGGTGTCACCGCCCAGGCTCGGCTCGTGATCGTGCAGAGTCTCGGACGAGTCATGCTCTTCGCGGGTCATCTCGTCAGTGTGGCGACAAGGTCGTGCCGCCGCCTCACCCCGACGTGCCTCACTGACCCCGCGTCGCCGGGTCGACCCCGGCAAAGCGCAGGAAGTCGGTGAGCGCATAGCTGCTGCCGGTCGCGCCCAGCGTCGGGTGCCAACCGGGCTGCTGGTTGAGGTAGCTCGACGGGTCGGCGCGGAGCAGCCCGATCATCACCTCGGCCACGATCCGCCCGCCGACCGGGCCGAGGAACTGGCCGGCGTTGGCCAGCTGGGCCTCGCGCAGCACGTAGAGCCACAGCGGGGTCGAGCGGTCGAGCCGGAACCCGTGGGCCCCCACGTCGGAGAGGTCGGCCGCGGACAGCACCGGCGCCCGCATCCGACGGGCGACGTCCTGGCCCGACGGCAGCGACCAGGTCAGGTGCCGCAGCAGGGTGCGCTGGGGCAGCGCGATCGGCCCCGGCGCGCCGGGGACATGCGCGATCGCGCTGGTCGGCAGGGCGAACAGAGGCGTCGACAGCACGGTGTCGATCACCTTGTTGGGCCGGACCGCGGCGGAGTAGGCACCCCCGAAGTCGAAGAACGTCTGCCAGCCGACGAACCTCCGGGCCGAGCGGAAGCCGCCTCGCAGGTCGCCCGGGTCGGACGTCGGGTTCTGCCCGTCGGGCACGTCGACGCGGGAGTCGAAGATCAGGCCGAAGAAGGGGTTGCCGTTGTCGCCGGCCAGGTTGGCGCGGTACGACGGCCGCACCATGCTGTGCCCGAACCGGTAGGCACCGCCCGAGAACTCGACCGGGATGTAGGCGCCGTGCTGCGGGTGGAAGTAGCGCGGACCCCGCGCGAGGACGTCGTCGACCATCGGCTGGCCGACGAAGTTCGGCAGGACCTGGTTGACCACCAGCCATTGATAGTGCCAGGTGGTGAGTCGCCGCGCCGCGAGGAACGTCTCCATCGGGTCGCCGCCGGGAGCGGCCACGGCGTCGACCGCGTTGGTGTGGAACTTCAGGAAGGCCGCGTGCAGCCCGGAGATGATCAGGTTGGAGTCGTTGCGCGGGTCGCCGACCACCGCGGAGTGGTCGGCACGGCGGGGCAGGTCCTCGAACTGGCCGCCGGACTCGACCAGCAGCTTGATCGGGTGCGCCGGGTCGTAGAGCTCGGACTGGGCGATCGGGCCGCCGCCGTACACCGAGTCGAGGTCGAAGCGGGCAGTGCGCGCGTTGGGCGACGTCCTGGGATCGGTGGCGACGCCGAGCCGTGAGGTCGCGTCGAAGGTCAGGTCGTGGTCGATGAACTGACCGACGAAGGTCATGCCCGCGGTGTCGTGCGGGTTGTTCTTGTTGACCAGGCTGAGGCTGGGGTCGGTGATCAGCAGCACGGGGCCGCCGTTCGGGCCGAACAGGTCGTCGCCGGCATCGAGCATCCCGCCGGGTGCGGCGATCTCCAGGAGGGCCTGACGCAGCTCCGGGGTGTTGGCGGCGAAGGGCGGCAGCTCGTCGAAGATCCGGCCGAACATCGCCGACGGCGTCGCGCCGGACGCCGTACCCCCCATCGGGCAGCCGCCGGACGCGGCGACTGCCGGCGACCCGCCGCCGGACACCGCGACCAGCCCCGCGCTCGCGGCTCCGGCCGCCCCGGCCTGGAGGAATCGGCGTCTCGACGCGCTCTGCTGGCTCATGGTGGTGTCCTCTCGTCGAACCAGTAGGAGGAGTGGCGCGGGCCACTGATACCCGCGTGGTGGGCGAGCCGGAAATGGGTACGGCGCGGGCATGAGACTCGGGTACACGTTGATGTCGGAGCAGTCGGGACCCCGCGAGCTGGTCGTGCACGCCGCCGCGGCCGAGCGGGCGGGCTTCGAGTTCGAGGTGATCAGCGACCACTACTTCCCGTGGCTCGACGAGATGGGCCACTCGCCGTACGCCTGGAGCGTGCTGGGCGCGGTCACCCAGGTGACCTCCCAGGTCGAGCTGATGACCTACGTGACCTGCCCGACCATGCGCTACCACCCCGCGGTCGTGGCCCAGAAGGCAGCGACCGTCGACCTGCTCAGCGGCGGGAGGTTCACCCTGGGGCTGGGCGCGGGGGAGAACCTCAACGAGCACGTCGTCGGCGCCGGCTGGCCGCCGGTCAACGTCCGCCACGAGATGCTCGAGGAGGCCGTCACGATCATCAAGGAGCTCTTCCAGGGTGGCTACGTGAGCTTCTCCGGTGACCACTACCGGGTCGACTCGGCCAAGCTCTGGGACCTCCCGCAGCAGCCGGTGCCGATCGGCATCGCGGTGTCGGGCGAGCAGTCGGTGACGACGTTCGCGCCGCTCGTCGACCACCTGATCGCGGTCGAGCCCCAGGCCGAGCTGGTCGCCCGGTGGGACGCCGCGGTGGGGCACCCGAACAGCCGCAAGATCGGTCAGCTGCCGGTCTGCTGGGCTCCCGACCGGGACCAGGCGGTGACCCGGGCGCACGAGCTGTTCCGCTGGTTCGGCGGAGGTTGGAAGGTCAACGCCGAGCTACCCGGCCCGTCCGGCTTCGCCGGTGCCTCGCAGTTCGTCCGGCCGGAGGACGTCGCCGACTCGATCCCGTGCGGGCCCGACGTCGACGCGATCGTCAAGGCGGTACGCGAGTTCGAGGACGCCGGGTTCACCGACCTGGCGCTGGTCCAGATCGGCGACGAGTCGCAGCACGACTTCCTGGAGTTCGCCGAGAAGGAGCTGCTCCCGGCGCTGCGCTGAGGGTCAGGAGCGGGCGCTCCCCATCCACGCCTCGACGTCGGACGACGTACGGGGCAGGGAGTCGGAGAGGTTCCGGAAGCCGTCGGCGGTGACCAGGATGTCGTCCTCGATCCGGATGCCGATGCCGCGCATCTCCTCCGGGACCAGCAGGTCGTCGGCCTGGAAGTAGAGGCCGGGCTCGACCGTGAGCACCATGCCCTCGGCGAGGTCGCCCTTCGGGTAGACGTCCGGCGACGCCTGTCCGCAGTCGTGGACGTCCATGCCGAGCATGTGGCTGGTGCCGTGCAGGGTCCAGCGCGCGTAGACCTTCGACTCGGGGTCCAGCGCCTCCTCGGCCGAGCAGGGCAGCAGCTTGAGGCCCTCCAGCCCGTGGGCGAGCACGTGCATCGCGGCGTCGTGCGCGGCGTGGAACGGTACGCCGGGACGCACCGCCTGGATGCCGGCCTCCTGTGCGGCGTACACCAGGTCGTAGAGCTCGCGCTGGAGCGAGGTGAACGTGCCGTCGATCGGCAGCGTGCGGGTCACGTCGGCGGTGTAGAGGTTGTGGCCCTCGACGCCCATGTCGAGCAGGACCAGCTCGCCCGGGGTGATCGGCCCGGTGTTGTCGATCCAGTGCAGCGTCGTCGCGTGGGCGCCGCCGCCGACGATCGAGTCGTAGCCGATGTCGTTGCCCATCGCCCGCGCCCGTCTGAAGAAGGTGCCCTCGACCCAGCGCTCGCCGTACTCGAGCACGCGGTCCCACTCGGCGACCGAGTCGGTGAAGCCGAGCGTGGTGATGTCGCAGGCGGTCTGGAGCTCGCCGACCTCCCAGGCGTCCTTGACCAGGCGCATCTCGGAGATCACCCGCGCGAAGTCGGCGTCACGGGTCTCGTCGGCCGACACGATCCGGTCGACGCCCTCGGAGACACCGCGGTGGACGCGGGTCTTGCCCGAGCGGCCGAGGTCGGCGGGGAGGTCGTCGATGTGTCGCACCTCCAGCCCGAGGGAGTCGGAGATCTCCTTCAGGGAGGGCCGGCGGCCGACCCAGAGCTCGCCGTACTGGCGGTCGCGGAAGAACTCGTCGGTGGTGCGCTCGGAGCGGGGCCGTGCGTAGAGCACGGAGTCGCCGGCTCCCGTCTCCGGGACGACGAGCACGGCGTCGCTGGTCTGGTTGCCGCAGAAGTAGGTGTGCGCGGTGTCGGGACGGAAGCGGTAGTCGGTGTCGTAGGAGCGCACCTTGAACCCCCCGGCGGGCAGCACCAGCCGCTCGCCCGGGAAGGCCTCGGCGAGCTTCCGGCGGCGAGCCTCGGCGTACGACGCGATGGGGTGCGCGGGCAGGTCGAGCTCCCGGTCACCCCAGCCCTGGCGCATGAACTGCGAGTAGGCGGGCGGCACGGCCGGGTCGTGGGACTCTGTCTTCAGCGCGGTCTCCGGAGACTGCTCCGGGCCCGTGGTGGTGGTGGCAACGGCGTCGGGTGTCTGTTCGCTCACGTCGGCAGCCTACGCCCGGCGCGGCCGTGTGTGCGAAGGGGAAAGGTGCTCCTCGGATAGGCTGGGGGGATGGGCCGAGCCACCCGCGACGGTGCCGTCTTCACGGTCGTGGTGACGGCCTCGGTCCTCGTGTGCGCG
This genomic window from Nocardioides cynanchi contains:
- a CDS encoding LLM class F420-dependent oxidoreductase — translated: MRLGYTLMSEQSGPRELVVHAAAAERAGFEFEVISDHYFPWLDEMGHSPYAWSVLGAVTQVTSQVELMTYVTCPTMRYHPAVVAQKAATVDLLSGGRFTLGLGAGENLNEHVVGAGWPPVNVRHEMLEEAVTIIKELFQGGYVSFSGDHYRVDSAKLWDLPQQPVPIGIAVSGEQSVTTFAPLVDHLIAVEPQAELVARWDAAVGHPNSRKIGQLPVCWAPDRDQAVTRAHELFRWFGGGWKVNAELPGPSGFAGASQFVRPEDVADSIPCGPDVDAIVKAVREFEDAGFTDLALVQIGDESQHDFLEFAEKELLPALR
- a CDS encoding cysteine desulfurase-like protein, which produces MTSSTTYDVEAVRAHFPALAGGTAYFDGPGGSQTPDVVAQAIYDVMTGPLSNQGANTPAERNAAATVDGARRALGDLLGADPSGIVFGRSMTQLTMDLARTMAKDWGPGDEVVVTRLDHDGNVRPWVIAAEAVGATVRWADFDPATAELDPAVIGDLLSDRTRLVAVTAASNLLGTMPDIRGIADLVHRTDALLYVDGVHYTPHAFVDVTALGADFYACSPYKFLGPHCGVVAGRFELLENLRPDKLAPSSDQVPERFELGTLPYELMAGTTAAIDFLASLVPGGGSRRSGLEVSLAAVGAHEARLGTRVEEALAALPGTTLWSRAARRTPTLLATFDGHAVADVYAHLGRNGVNAPAGTFYAYEAARLLGLDEGGLRIGLAAYTSDADVDRLLDVLTDYVTR
- a CDS encoding aminopeptidase P family protein; translated protein: MSEQTPDAVATTTTGPEQSPETALKTESHDPAVPPAYSQFMRQGWGDRELDLPAHPIASYAEARRRKLAEAFPGERLVLPAGGFKVRSYDTDYRFRPDTAHTYFCGNQTSDAVLVVPETGAGDSVLYARPRSERTTDEFFRDRQYGELWVGRRPSLKEISDSLGLEVRHIDDLPADLGRSGKTRVHRGVSEGVDRIVSADETRDADFARVISEMRLVKDAWEVGELQTACDITTLGFTDSVAEWDRVLEYGERWVEGTFFRRARAMGNDIGYDSIVGGGAHATTLHWIDNTGPITPGELVLLDMGVEGHNLYTADVTRTLPIDGTFTSLQRELYDLVYAAQEAGIQAVRPGVPFHAAHDAAMHVLAHGLEGLKLLPCSAEEALDPESKVYARWTLHGTSHMLGMDVHDCGQASPDVYPKGDLAEGMVLTVEPGLYFQADDLLVPEEMRGIGIRIEDDILVTADGFRNLSDSLPRTSSDVEAWMGSARS
- a CDS encoding peroxidase family protein, whose product is MSQQSASRRRFLQAGAAGAASAGLVAVSGGGSPAVAASGGCPMGGTASGATPSAMFGRIFDELPPFAANTPELRQALLEIAAPGGMLDAGDDLFGPNGGPVLLITDPSLSLVNKNNPHDTAGMTFVGQFIDHDLTFDATSRLGVATDPRTSPNARTARFDLDSVYGGGPIAQSELYDPAHPIKLLVESGGQFEDLPRRADHSAVVGDPRNDSNLIISGLHAAFLKFHTNAVDAVAAPGGDPMETFLAARRLTTWHYQWLVVNQVLPNFVGQPMVDDVLARGPRYFHPQHGAYIPVEFSGGAYRFGHSMVRPSYRANLAGDNGNPFFGLIFDSRVDVPDGQNPTSDPGDLRGGFRSARRFVGWQTFFDFGGAYSAAVRPNKVIDTVLSTPLFALPTSAIAHVPGAPGPIALPQRTLLRHLTWSLPSGQDVARRMRAPVLSAADLSDVGAHGFRLDRSTPLWLYVLREAQLANAGQFLGPVGGRIVAEVMIGLLRADPSSYLNQQPGWHPTLGATGSSYALTDFLRFAGVDPATRGQ